In the Rhodothermaceae bacterium genome, CATAACCGTTCGTGAAGCCATGTTAAGGTTACGCAAACGACCCAAGACAAAGCCCATGAATCCAGACAGCAAGTTACAAAATAGCGTACAATTCCCAATTATTTCCATACAAATAGGTAGGATGACCTTGAATATCCATGATCTGTATATCAGACCGATTTGTCACGAAAAAACGTGGTTGAAAATTCAGGGTCCCTATGGACAACCGGCAGGGTATTGTAATCCTTGTTCGTTAATAGCGTAGCGTACCCTGTAGATTCAATCCTAGTTCAGCCGGGATGGACGTGCGCGCTATTCCAGAAATTGATACGCGAAACATCTCCTTAGTCTGCAATTCCTCGCCCAATCGGAACAAGATCACACCTGGAAGCACTGTTACTCCAAACATAGACCTTGCTACGCCCATATCCAATGGCATTCCATAACCCATTTCAAACTCCGTCCGGTGAAGGCTACCCTTTACCGGAACTGATTCAAGAAGTGTCTGCTGGTGGTGCAAAGCACCGCTCTGATTAGGCCCCCACGATGGGCGGACAGACAGCATGAATCCTTCTGAGCCGCCCCCCACTTGCAAAGACCCCGAGATCCCCCACTCCGTAAACTCGTTTTCGGTATGCATGATGAGCCCCTGCGTGCGTACATCACCACGCAGATGCCATGCTGGAATTACCACCCGAACTCCACCCCCAACCTCAAGACCCGTACCTGTTTCCGCGCTCCCCGCATCCTGCCTCGCATTCAATTCTACGTACGGACGAATGTGATCGCTGATCCGAAGATCTCCCTCAATCCCCAGTCGTAGCCGAACGACTTCCAAGCCTTCCTCCAACACCTTTGCATCCGCAGCCAGCACATCTCCGTGATAGCGCAGATGTAACCGATCCAGAGATGCCAGTCTGCCCTGCACACCTAGCATCCCAAATCGAGATGTCAAAGTCTCCGCTAACTCCTGAGTCTCCGACTCTCCTTGACCATATCCTCCAGACAACCAGACCTCCAAGTCTCCTCTACGATACGATGCATACGGATACAGACCGGTGAGCGCGGCCTGTATCTGTCCCGATTTCTCACGCACCTCAAACGATCCGTCTCCCTGGCTGCGCGACACCAACATACCGGCCAGCCACCTCCCCGATACGCGATAGTCGATCCCAAACATTCCCGTGGAAACCTCTCCATCCAGCGACAGCGTACCTTCACTCCCATTGAAACGACGATACATCCCCCGTCCCCAAACGCCGAAACCGGAAAACTGCGTTGAGGTCCGGCACCCCGAAAACAATTCGCCCATGGATGGAGCCCAGGAGGAATTTGAATGCCATAGTTGCGCCATCTCTGTTCTCTCGCCGGCCGAACATACGACCTCATTGGCTCTCCGACGAACACGCTCGCTCAGCGCTTCTACAATTTGGCTCGACACTGTTCGTACAAACCGGATAGAGTATGACGCCAACACTTCCTCCTGAACTGACTCGGATTCCTGAATTATAGCGATGGCAACCGCCTTGTCCAGCCGAATCTCGTCTGAACTTTCCAGCCGAACCGAGAAGGTCTTTGCCTGCCATTCCAGTTCGCCCCGTATCAGTGCAACTTCAATTACCTCTTCTGCAGATCCAGGATAAAAGGTAAGTATTCCCTGGGCAGCCAGATAGTCAGTTCCCGCCTTGGCAGCCCCGTCTTCCGTCCGATAATGAACGGATAGAGGATGACGAATCGGCTGCGACAGATGAACCGTAAATTGCACCTTGCCCGCATCCTCGAACACGACCTCATCCGCAATCCATGCGGATGCACGCTGATCATCATCCAAGATCGTAACCATTGCCACCCCCTGAGCGATTGTCAGCCCTTCGACTGCGTTCGAAAGTCGAACTTCAAACTGTTCAGATTGCTCTGGATCGTCGTCATTGACAATTCCAATCTGGAGCACTCCGCGCTTTGATCCCGTAGTGAATACTATGATTCCCTTTGAAGTCACATAGTCTGCATCTCCCTCCGCCGTTCGTTCTACGGTTTCGTAGTTAACAGATATGGGCATAGGAGCAGGGCGATTCAATTCCACGGATAACGAGACCAGCCCGATATCTTCCTGTGTGTCTATCTGGTCAATAATGGAAACCGTCAGAACATCCTCCCCTTTATCAATCACCACAACCTCCACCGAGGGATCTGTGCGACCATTATAGTTGGGATCGGCACTTGTTTGCGCATGCCACAGCGTCACAGTATTATCCTTCGTATCGTTATCCGCTCCAGCCATCACCGTTACCGTTTGGGGCCTATTCCATGCCTTTGTTCCAGAAGGGGTAAACGTAAGTTCCGTCTTGTCCAATGTCACCGCCGTCCCCTCGTGCCCGGTAATCGCGACCATCACACTTGATGTGGGCTCGGATAAAAGAGTTATCGTATATGTATCAGGTGGCCCTCCTTCCCTCAAGACGATCCGACTATTATCGACTGTCAAGCCATGCCTGTCATCGTCTTCAATCGTCACATCCACATTAGCGAAAACATCATCGTAGCCGGAGCCACTGGCCTTCAGTGTTAAGGTCTCTCGATCGTCATCAGCATCATCATCGGATTCTGCGGTTACAGTCACGGTCTTTGATTCTTTCCAGTCTGAGGGCCCAAAGGTTAGCGTTCTCTTGGCCAGCGACAAGTCCGTCCCTGCAAATCCGGTGATCTCCACGATCACTTCCTGCACAGGTGGAACGGAAATTTCTACATCAAAGGATGTTGAATTCCCTTCCGGGATGGTTATTCGACTTGGCCGCACCATTAAACGGGCTTCATCATCATCGATCACGTTCACTTGCAGGTAACCTATCTCCATGTTGTAGTCTCCCCCCTCGGCTGTATGAATTAGTCTCACCGTTTCGTTACGATCATTGTCGTCTGGTCCTGCCCTCACGACGACATCTATTGGTGTGTTCCAGTCCGTAACGTTGAACACCAGTGGTACTTGGGGAACTGTTAGGATCGGATTATCTGAACTGATCTTCACCATTACCTGAGCGGTCGGCTGCGATGAAAGTGCTACGCTGTACATCCTCTCCTCACCCTCTCGTATATCCAGTGGATCCGGCATAAATATAATCCCCACCTTGTCATCGTCGTCAATTGTTAGCGTATGCACTTTCGGTGCTCCCAATACGTAATCTGACTCGGGGTCAGATTCCAGGGTTAGGATCAGTGTTTCAGAGGTTTCTGCTATATAATCATTTACAACCGTAATCTCAATTATTGCTTCGGTTGCACCAGCAACAGTGCTAAAAGTACCGGACGTTGTGTAATCTGTGCCATAGGTCGCAGAGCCCCTATACGTATAGGATACAGTGAAAGCTGAAGTCGGGGCGGGATCAATGGTCATTGGTACTTTGACTATGCCGTCACTTTCTTCCGCCCTGGATATATCCATGCCGAAACGGATTTTTGGCGTTTCCGGCGGCACATCATTATCCCTGATCGTCAACGTATGCGAACTCGGGCTTCCTATACTGTATCCTGAACCCGTGGCCAACGTCAGAATGATCTCTTCGGCTCCCTCAATGTCGGCGTCATTATTAATTGTCACCGGAATGTTCGCCGAGGCCTTATTCGCCGCCACGGTAACTGTCCGTGTCGTCCCTGAACCCGGAATACTGTAATCTTCAACATCCGTCGCTGAGCCACCCAGCGTGTAGTTCAACGTGACGGTAGTCGTTGGCACGGGGCTAAGATTGACCGTAATGTTATGCGGACCGGCGTCGTCTTCATCAACGATGGTAGGATCCGAGGCGAACGCAGCCTCCGGCAACACATCATCGTCCACGATCGTCAACGTATGCGAACTCGGGCTTCCTATGCTGTATCCTGAACCCGTGGCCAACGTCAGAATGATCTCTTCGGCTCCCTCAATGTNNNNNNNNNNNNNNNNNNNNNNNNNNNNNNNNNNNNNNNNNNNNNNNNNNNNNNNNNNNNNNNNNNNNNNNNNNNNNNNNNNNNNNNNNNNNNNNNNNNNTGCGGACCGGCGTCGTCTTCATCAACGATGGTAGGATCCGAGGCGAACGCAGCCTGTGGCGGATCCTGATCGGTGACCTCTACTTCCAGGGAAGCTTCTACATCGTCATACCCTCCATCACTTGCCTCGTGAATCAAATTCCCAACTTCAGAAATCCCATTGAAATCGTCTGTTGACATGATCTTCACCGACCTCGAAACGTTCCAGTCTGAATACGTGAAATTCAGCGTTGATGGCTCTACGCTAAGATTCTGGTGTGGATGTTTCGAGGCATCAATTTCCACCTTAACCGGCCCGCTGGGCATGAAACCAAGTTCCACGTTATACTCGGGATAAGGATTCTGCCCCTCGTCTATTTTCATTGAAGTAATCGGATCCCCATTCTCATCCGTAAATACGATTGTCCCCTTTTCATCG is a window encoding:
- a CDS encoding autotransporter domain-containing protein, whose amino-acid sequence is MATGSGYSIGSPSSHTLTIVDDDVLPEAAFASDPTIVDEDDAGPHNITVNLSPVPTTTVTLNYTLGGSATDVEDYSIPGSGTTRTVTVAANKASANIPVTINNDADIEGAEEIILTLATGSGYSIGSPSSHTLTIRDNDVPPETPKIRFGMDISRAEESDGIVKVPMTIDPAPTSAFTVSYTYRGSATYGTDYTTSGTFSTVAGATEAIIEITVVNDYIAETSETLILTLESDPESDYVLGAPKVHTLTIDDDDKVGIIFMPDPLDIREGEERMYSVALSSQPTAQVMVKISSDNPILTVPQVPLVFNVTDWNTPIDVVVRAGPDDNDRNETVRLIHTAEGGDYNMEIGYLQVNVIDDDEARLMVRPSRITIPEGNSTSFDVEISVPPVQEVIVEITGFAGTDLSLAKRTLTFGPSDWKESKTVTVTAESDDDADDDRETLTLKASGSGYDDVFANVDVTIEDDDRHGLTVDNSRIVLREGGPPDTYTITLLSEPTSSVMVAITGHEGTAVTLDKTELTFTPSGTKAWNRPQTVTVMAGADNDTKDNTVTLWHAQTSADPNYNGRTDPSVEVVVIDKGEDVLTVSIIDQIDTQEDIGLVSLSVELNRPAPMPISVNYETVERTAEGDADYVTSKGIIVFTTGSKRGVLQIGIVNDDDPEQSEQFEVRLSNAVEGLTIAQGVAMVTILDDDQRASAWIADEVVFEDAGKVQFTVHLSQPIRHPLSVHYRTEDGAAKAGTDYLAAQGILTFYPGSAEEVIEVALIRGELEWQAKTFSVRLESSDEIRLDKAVAIAIIQESESVQEEVLASYSIRFVRTVSSQIVEALSERVRRRANEVVCSAGERTEMAQLWHSNSSWAPSMGELFSGCRTSTQFSGFGVWGRGMYRRFNGSEGTLSLDGEVSTGMFGIDYRVSGRWLAGMLVSRSQGDGSFEVREKSGQIQAALTGLYPYASYRRGDLEVWLSGGYGQGESETQELAETLTSRFGMLGVQGRLASLDRLHLRYHGDVLAADAKVLEEGLEVVRLRLGIEGDLRISDHIRPYVELNARQDAGSAETGTGLEVGGGVRVVIPAWHLRGDVRTQGLIMHTENEFTEWGISGSLQVGGGSEGFMLSVRPSWGPNQSGALHHQQTLLESVPVKGSLHRTEFEMGYGMPLDMGVARSMFGVTVLPGVILFRLGEELQTKEMFRVSISGIARTSIPAELGLNLQGTLRY